The DNA segment CAGGGCAACGCGGTGCTGCACACCCTCACCCCGCTGGGCGCGGCCCTGCTGCGCGGCGCCCGCCCGGCGGAGGCGGCGACGTACGAACGGCTGGCGTGAGCGCCACCGGGGACGTCTCCGGGCGCGCGGGGTGCTTCGGGCCGCGTGTCGGGGGTGGCCCGGGTGCGGGGGTCGGTCTGCCGTCCTCCGGGGACGTCCGGACGCTGTCCCGGGACGTCCCCGTGCCCGCCCGATACGTCCCGACGGGCGCCGGCTGCGCGGGGCGGCCATCCGTCAGCGGGGCCGGTCGCCCGCGATGGCGACGCGTTCGGCGACCCGGCGGTGCGGCCCGTAGTCGTTCACGGCGTAGTGCTGGGTGGCGCGGTTGTCCCAGAACGCGAGGTCCCCCGCCCGCCAGTGCCACCGCACCTGAAACTCCGGCACCTGCGCCTGCTGGAACAACAGCCGCAGCAGCCGGTCGCTCTCCGCCTCCGCCAGGCCCACGATCCGGGTGGTGAAGGAGGCGTTGACGAACAGCATCCGCCGCCCGGTCTCCGGGTGCCGGCGCACCACCGGGTGCTCAACCGGAGGGAACTCCTCCTGAAATGGCGCCAGTTGAGCCGCGGAGTAGAAGCGCGCGAAACCCGGGAGATAGTCGTGCACCGCCCGCGCGTCATTGATCCGTGCCCGGATTTCCGGCGGCAAATTGTCGTATGCCGCCGCCATATCGGCCCACATCGTGTCCCCGCCCGTGGGCGGGACCTCCCGCAGTTGCAACACCGCGCCCAGCGCCGGCCGTTCCCGGAACGTGACATCCGTGTGCCATACGTTCTCGAACGTCGTGACCCCGCCGGCCGCCTTGTCGAACCGCGCCACATCCTTCGAATCGCCGCGCGCCAGCAACGGGTTGCTCTCCAGCTCACCCCAATTACGGGCGAATTCGCGCTGCGCCGCGGAGCTCAGATGCTGCCCGCGGAAGAACAGCACCTTCCACTCCAGCAGCGCCCGGTTCAGCTCCGCGCGCAGCCCGTCGGACAGCGGGCGGGACAGGTCCAGGCCCCGGATCTCGGCCCCGATGGTGGCCGCCTGCGGCACGACCTCGAAGCGCTCGTACGGCCGGTCGTCCCAGTCCTCGGGGGTCCGGCGCAGGACGCGGTGGCCCTCGTACAGGCCGTCGGCGGGGATGCGGTGGGGGCGCAGGGCGGGGGCCGGGGCCGGGGGAGCCGCGGAATCGGCGAGCGTCGTCAACTGGTCCTCCTGAAGGGGCGGCGGGACGGGAGGGGAGGGCGCGCCGGGGGCCGTGTTCCTGGTGAGCGGGGGCGGACCGGGAGGTGGCGCGCGGGGAGGGGAGTGGAAGCGAGGGGCGAGGGGCGGGAGCGTCGTGCGGCCGCGGTGGGCCGGCGTACGCGGCTGTGGCCCGGGAACCAGCGGCCGTCGAATGCCGAATGCCGAATGCCGAATGCCGGCGCGTGAAGCCGTCAGGCCGTACAGAGACAGCGGGCCGGGGGAGACCCCACCCGGCCGCGGCGGCGCAGGAAGCTCAGGCCGCGGGGCGCGCACTCGCCGTGGGGGCCGCGCTCGCGCGGTGCCACCTCACGGAAGGTCGGGTGCGTGCTCATGCCACGCACCGTACCCGCTCGGGCGGGCGCGCTCAATCCGTCGGTCCCCATCCGCCGGTCCCCATAGGTCCCCGTCCACCGGTCCCCATCCACCGGTCCTCATCGCTCCCCAGCCGTCAGTCGTCGATCCCGCTGCGCTCCACGCCCGCGACGATGTACCGCTGGAGCAGCAGGAAGACCACCACCAGCGGGACGATCGAGACCCCCGCGGCCACGAACAGCTCGTGCAGATTGAGGTTCTGCGCGGTGGTGAACGTCGACAGCGCGACCTGCACCGTCCAGGACTCCTGGTCCTGCCCGATCACCAGCGGCCACAGGAACGCGTTCCAGGCGCCGATGAAGACGATGGTGCCGACGGCGGCGAAGACCGGCCGGGCGTTGGGCACCACGATGCGCCAGTACGTCCGCCAGTAGCCGAGCCCGTCGACCCGCGCCGCGTCCTCCAGCTCCTTCGGGAAGCCCAGGAAATACTGCCGGAAGACGAAGCAGGCGAACGCGCTGAACAGCGTCGGGATGACCAGCCCGCGCAGCGTGGAGATCCAGCCGAGCGACGACACCAGCACGAAGCTCGGCACGAACGTCACGGCCGCCGGGACCATCAGCGTCCCCAGGATCGCGTAGAAGACCACATTGGCCCGCCGGTAGGGGATGCGGGCCAGGCCGTAGCCCGCCAGCGACGCCAGCAGGACCGTACCGAGGGTCGTCGAGACCGCGATCAGCGTGGAGTTGAGCAGCGTCCGGCCCAGGGGGAGGTTCGGGTCCCGGAAGACCTCGGTCAGGTTCGACCACTGGAGCGTGTGCGGGAAGAGCGTCCAGCCGGGGGCCGTGATGTCCCGCTCGGTCGCCAGCCCGTTCCGCACCAGCAGGTAGAACGGGATGAGGAACAGCAGCGCGAGGACGATCAGCAGGGCGAGCCGCAGTGCGCGCCCGGCCCTGGTCAGCGCGTCGTGCATCGGTGCTCACTCCTCCTTGCGGCCGAGGCCGAACCAGCGGGCCTGGACGACCGTCGCCACCGCGATGATCAGTGCCAGGATCACCGCGCCCGCGCTGCCCAGCCCGAGGTTCTGGTCCCGTCCGAGTGCCGTGTAGTACAGGTAGACCAACGGGGGCCGGGCGTAGGGCGGGTAGCCGCGCGCATCGCTCAGCAGGTTGTAGAACTCGTCGAACGCCTGGAACGCGTTGATCACCAGCAGCAGCACCACCGCGACGGACGTGGCCCGCAGCTGCGGCAGGGTGAT comes from the Streptomyces angustmyceticus genome and includes:
- a CDS encoding TauD/TfdA dioxygenase family protein → MTTLADSAAPPAPAPALRPHRIPADGLYEGHRVLRRTPEDWDDRPYERFEVVPQAATIGAEIRGLDLSRPLSDGLRAELNRALLEWKVLFFRGQHLSSAAQREFARNWGELESNPLLARGDSKDVARFDKAAGGVTTFENVWHTDVTFRERPALGAVLQLREVPPTGGDTMWADMAAAYDNLPPEIRARINDARAVHDYLPGFARFYSAAQLAPFQEEFPPVEHPVVRRHPETGRRMLFVNASFTTRIVGLAEAESDRLLRLLFQQAQVPEFQVRWHWRAGDLAFWDNRATQHYAVNDYGPHRRVAERVAIAGDRPR
- a CDS encoding carbohydrate ABC transporter permease, whose translation is MHDALTRAGRALRLALLIVLALLFLIPFYLLVRNGLATERDITAPGWTLFPHTLQWSNLTEVFRDPNLPLGRTLLNSTLIAVSTTLGTVLLASLAGYGLARIPYRRANVVFYAILGTLMVPAAVTFVPSFVLVSSLGWISTLRGLVIPTLFSAFACFVFRQYFLGFPKELEDAARVDGLGYWRTYWRIVVPNARPVFAAVGTIVFIGAWNAFLWPLVIGQDQESWTVQVALSTFTTAQNLNLHELFVAAGVSIVPLVVVFLLLQRYIVAGVERSGIDD